One genomic segment of Helianthus annuus cultivar XRQ/B chromosome 14, HanXRQr2.0-SUNRISE, whole genome shotgun sequence includes these proteins:
- the LOC110905985 gene encoding transcription factor PRE6 — protein MSSRRSRGTTRITDEQIAELVSKLQQLLPELRNHRSNKASASKVLQETCNYVRSLHKEVDDLSDRLSRLLSTIDDDSPQASIIRSLIN, from the exons atgtctAGCCGAAGGTCTCGAGGAACTACAAGGATCACAGACGAGCAGATCGCTGAACTCGTCTCCAAGTTGCAACAACTTCTTCCTGAGCTTCGGAACCATCGTTCCAATAAG GCGTCGGCCTCAAAGGTTTTACAGGAGACCTGCAACTACGTGAGAAGCTTGCACAAGGAGGTTGATGACCTTAGTGATCGTCTCTCGCGGTTATTGTCCACCATTGATGACGATAGCCCTCAAGCTTCCATCATAAGGagtttaattaattag